One Streptomyces umbrinus genomic window, CGAGGAGCGCGCGGGACGCGGCGAGCGCCGGCAGGCTCACCGCGCACGGGGCCTTGTCCCCGGTGGCCAGGATGATCGGCGCCGCAGGACGGTTCGTCCACCACCAGCGCACCATCCGCTCATCGGTGGTGGCCGCAAGAAGGCCGGGGTCGAAGGGATGGGCACCGGGCACTGTGCATTCCGGGTCGGGGCACGCGCATCGGGCCCGCCCCTGCGGGTCCGCCGCCACTCCCGGGAGTACGGGCCACTGCCATGCGGTCGCGAAGGTCAGGGCCGCGCCGAGCATCTCAGGCTGTCCGCCGTTTCGCTTGGACAGGAGCCTGCGTCGCTTTCCGAGGATCTCGCGCATGAGCGCTCGTTCCTTTCCGTTGCACGCCTGGCAACACCGAGGACCACATCACACCATGTGTCGATCACTTCACTGTGCGTACCTACTGGCGCATCACACCCCCGTCAGAGACAAGGGGAACCCCTATGGGCCGAGCGTTGGGCTGCGTCCGCGTCCATACTGCGTCTGGCAAAAGCACGGGCATGGCGTGGGGTGGCGGCGCCTGGCGTTTGCCGTCGCGCGTATTTCTCGCCGCCTCCGCCACGGGAGGATGGGGCACGGTCGTCGGTGGTTAAGACGCCCGGGTCCGTCGCCAGGTTCCGGGACGATCCCAACCACCCCTGGCCTTCACCGAGTACGTACCCATCACGACCGCTGTGACGCTCCGTCGAACAAGGCCAGTCGACCTCAATACGCCGAGACTCGAGTCAGTTTTAAGCCAACTTTGCATTTCCGCAACGGTCCCACGGACACCAGGAATCCCGGCAGGACAATGCTGGACATCCCCTCACGAGTGCGTGTACATGTGGAGACACTGCTAGCGGCGCAGAATGACATGGGGGTTTGCGATGCTATTGAGCAATACGCACCGGTCGGAAAGCCGGACGCCATGAACGCCCCTCACCTCCCGAAAGTGGCCGGAATCGATTCAACGGTTCCATCGCCCACACACACTGTCGCGCCCGCGCCTGCCGCCCCGGGTACCTCTTCGACCACTTCTCCACACGCCCCCGGGGCCGTTCTTCAGGACAGACTCGCAGGTTGGGTCTCTGATCTCACCACTCTGCACGAACTGACCGAGCGCCTGGCGCGCACCGCCGCACTGCCGGACGCGCTGCAGGAGCTGCTGCGCGCCGGAGCCGCCCTCGTGGGCGCCCGGCGCGGTCTCGTGGTCCTGGAACCGGGCGACGGACTCGGCCCCGACACCACGATCGGCCTGGGTCTCGCCCGCGCCGATCTCGGCCACATCGAGACCGTCCCGCGCAGCGCCATGTCGTACGGCAAGATCCTCGACGGTCTTCCCGGGGGCGAGGGCGAGATCGCCCAGCCCGACCTCCTCTCCGAGGACGGCCTCGACCCCCGCCACCGCGAGGTCGCCGCCCGCCTCGGCTACGCCGCGAGCTACGCGCTCCCGCTGTCCACGGAGGAGGCGGGCCGACTGGGCGCAGCCGTGTGGCTGTACGACGAGCCCGCCGAGCCCATGGAGCGCCAGCGGCACCTGGTGGGCCTGTACGCGCGCTACGCGGCCGAGCACCTGGCCCGGCTGGTGGAACTGGACCGCACGCGCGCGTGCATGGCGACCATCTCCGAGGAGCTGCTCCCCTCGCGGCTGCCCCGGGTCTCCGGCGTCCAGCTCGCCGCCCGGCACCGCACGGGACCACGCGGCGGCGGCGACTGGTACGACGCACTGCCGCTGCCCGACGCCGCGCTCGGCCTCGCGGTCGGGTCGGTCACCGGGTCGGGGCCCAGCGCGGTCGCCGCGATGGGCCGGCTGAGGGCCTCCCTGAGGGCGTACGCGGTGATGGAGGGCGAGGACCCGGTCGCCGTCCTGTCCGACCTCGAACTGCTGCTGCGGCTGACCGAGCCCGCCCGTTCCGCCACCGCCCTGTTCGCGTACTGCGAGCCCGCGCTGCGCAGGATCACGCTCGCCGGGGCCGGGCACAGCCCGCCGCTGGTGATCAGCGAGCGGCGCACGGAGTACGTGGAGACGTCCCTGTCGGCGCCCCTGGGGATGCTCGCCTGCTGGGAGGCGCCGAGCGTGGAGTTCCAGGCCGAGGCCGGAGAGACGGTTCTGCTCTACACGGACGGGCTGCTGCACCGCACCGGCGACCCCATGGACCGTGCCTTCTCGCGGCTGCACGCGGCCGCCGCGTCCGTGCCCAGGGCGCTGCGCACCGACCCGGGCGCGGTCGCCGATCACGTCCTTCGGAGTGTGCTGCCGGACGGACTCGACGTCGCCGACAGCGACGAGGACGTGGTGCTCCTGGCGGCATGCTTCGAGTGAGCGTCCGATCCCTTCGGGCGAGCCCCGCGTGACAGGTCTTCCGGCCCTGGGCGTCCTTCCGTACGACCGTACGATGGAGGGCGTCCAGAGTCGTATCGAGGAGGCAGACCGTGTCGGAGGCGCTCAACCCGGAGACCCCGGAAGCTGTGCTTGACGATGACGCCGACCAGGCGGATGAAGAGAAGCCGCTCAAGCAGCGCAAGAACGGCCTGTACCCGGGCGTGTCCGACGAGCTGGCCGAGAGCATGAAGTCCGGCTGGGCCGACACCGAGCTGCACGGCCTGGAGCCGATCCCGCAGGCCGCGTACACCGCCGCCCGCCGTGCCGCGCTCTCCGCGCGCTTCCCGGGCGAGCGCCTGGTGATCCCGGCGGGCAACCTGAAGACCCGCTCGAACGACACGGAGTACCCCTTCCGTGCCTCGGTCGAGTACGCGTACCTGACCGGCAACCTGACCGAGGACGGCGTCCTGGTCCTGGAGCCGACGTCGGGCGGCCACAAGGCCACGATCTACCTGCTGCCGCGCTCCGACCGCGAGAACGGCGAGTTCTGGCTCTCCGGCCAGGGCGAGCTGTGGGTCGGCCGCCGCCACTCCCTGGCCGAGGCCGAGCAGCTGCACGGCATCCCTGCCTCCGATGTCCGTGAGCTCGCCGACGCGCTGCGCGAGTCGACCGGCCCGGTGCGGGTCGTGCGCGGCTACGACGTCGGCGTCGAGGCGGCTCTCACCGACAAGGTGACCGCCGAGCGCGACGAGGAGCTGCGCGTCTTCCTCTCCGAGGCACGGCTGGTCAAGGACGAGTTCGAGGCCGGCGAGCTGCAGAAGGCCGTCGACTCGACGGTCCGCGGTTTCGAGGACGTGGTGAAGGTCCTCGACAAGGCGGAGGCCACGTCCGAGCGCTACATCGAGGGCACGTTCTTCCTGCGCGCGCGGGTCGAGGGCAACGACGTCGGGTACGGCTCCATCTGCGCCGCCGGGCCGCACGCGTGCACGCTGCACTGGGTGCGCAACGACGGCCCCGTGCGCTCGGGGGATCTGCTCCTGCTCGACGCGGGCGTGGAGACCCACACGCTCTACACCGCCGACGTCACGCGCACGCTGCCGATCAACGGCACGTACAGCGAGATCCAGAAGAAGATCTACGACGCCGTGTACGAGGCCCAGGAGGCCGGTATCGCGGCCGTGCAGCCGGGCGGCAAGTACCGCGACTTCCACGACGCCTCGCAGCGGGTGCTGGCCCAGAAGCTGGTCGAGTGGGGGCTCGTCGAGGGCCCCGTGGAGCGCGTTCTGGAGCTGGGGCTGCAGCGTCGCTGGACGCTGCACGGCACCGGTCACATGCTCGGCATGGACGTCCACGACTGCGCGGCCGCGCGGACGGAGACATACGTGGACGGCACGCTGGAGCCGGGCATGTGCCTGACCGTCGAGCCGGGCCTGTACTTCCAGGCGGACGACCTGACCGTGCCCGAGGAGTACCGGGGCATCGGCGTCCGCATCGAGGACGACATCCTCGTCACGGAGGATGGGAACCGGAACCTGTCCGCCGGGCTGCCTCGCCGGTCGGACGAGGTCGAGGCGTGGATGGCATCCCTCAAGGGCTGACACGACATGGGCTGACATGACATGAATGGCCGGGTACCAGTGTGGTGCCCGGCCATACGTCTGCGCGCGGTCGGTGGCTGGCCGTGCCCCGGCGGCCGGTGGTCGCTCGGGCCCCGCGGCGCAGCCGCACCATGTCACGGCCCCGCGCCCCTGAAAGAAGGGACGCGTTTCACTGAGGAGGACTTGTCTGTGGACGCGTTCTGGTCCGGCGTCGGTGTCGATCTGCACCTCGAACCCGATGCCGCCGACGGGCGCCGGGCCGGGCTCGAACGGGCGTTGCGCGATGCCGTACGGGACGGGCGGCTGGCACCCGGGACACGGTTGCCCGCGACGCGCCGGCTCGCGGCCGAGCTCGGGATCTCGCGCGGCACGGCCAAGTCGGCGTACGACCAGCTGATCGCCGAGGG contains:
- a CDS encoding PP2C family protein-serine/threonine phosphatase, with amino-acid sequence MLDIPSRVRVHVETLLAAQNDMGVCDAIEQYAPVGKPDAMNAPHLPKVAGIDSTVPSPTHTVAPAPAAPGTSSTTSPHAPGAVLQDRLAGWVSDLTTLHELTERLARTAALPDALQELLRAGAALVGARRGLVVLEPGDGLGPDTTIGLGLARADLGHIETVPRSAMSYGKILDGLPGGEGEIAQPDLLSEDGLDPRHREVAARLGYAASYALPLSTEEAGRLGAAVWLYDEPAEPMERQRHLVGLYARYAAEHLARLVELDRTRACMATISEELLPSRLPRVSGVQLAARHRTGPRGGGDWYDALPLPDAALGLAVGSVTGSGPSAVAAMGRLRASLRAYAVMEGEDPVAVLSDLELLLRLTEPARSATALFAYCEPALRRITLAGAGHSPPLVISERRTEYVETSLSAPLGMLACWEAPSVEFQAEAGETVLLYTDGLLHRTGDPMDRAFSRLHAAAASVPRALRTDPGAVADHVLRSVLPDGLDVADSDEDVVLLAACFE
- a CDS encoding aminopeptidase P family protein; this encodes MSEALNPETPEAVLDDDADQADEEKPLKQRKNGLYPGVSDELAESMKSGWADTELHGLEPIPQAAYTAARRAALSARFPGERLVIPAGNLKTRSNDTEYPFRASVEYAYLTGNLTEDGVLVLEPTSGGHKATIYLLPRSDRENGEFWLSGQGELWVGRRHSLAEAEQLHGIPASDVRELADALRESTGPVRVVRGYDVGVEAALTDKVTAERDEELRVFLSEARLVKDEFEAGELQKAVDSTVRGFEDVVKVLDKAEATSERYIEGTFFLRARVEGNDVGYGSICAAGPHACTLHWVRNDGPVRSGDLLLLDAGVETHTLYTADVTRTLPINGTYSEIQKKIYDAVYEAQEAGIAAVQPGGKYRDFHDASQRVLAQKLVEWGLVEGPVERVLELGLQRRWTLHGTGHMLGMDVHDCAAARTETYVDGTLEPGMCLTVEPGLYFQADDLTVPEEYRGIGVRIEDDILVTEDGNRNLSAGLPRRSDEVEAWMASLKG
- a CDS encoding bifunctional DNA primase/polymerase is translated as MREILGKRRRLLSKRNGGQPEMLGAALTFATAWQWPVLPGVAADPQGRARCACPDPECTVPGAHPFDPGLLAATTDERMVRWWWTNRPAAPIILATGDKAPCAVSLPALAASRALLALDHMGMRLGPVIASPTRWALLVKPYSLEQLGELLYAQDHVPGSLRFHGEGGYVALPPSETGQGQLRWERAPLPGSAAPWVPDVEAVVDAVVEALTRTGVSAPEL